The following proteins come from a genomic window of Thiothrix winogradskyi:
- a CDS encoding leucyl aminopeptidase — translation MNYHFDSSANAAELHTDCVVVGVYKHAKLSAAAAQIDAASAGAISQHLDFGDFTGDKNRTSILYNLPGVTAKRVLLIGMGEKDKLTLETLTLMTQAAVNLLKTAKVNNAVSFLTDEIASEYIEAAVRQSVIAVADTLYTFDTYKSKKDDAPRTTLEGWTVAHTIAGEFTTALLQGNAIAEGMRVSRDLANSPGNVCTPTYLADIAQELANSSNKVDINILEEADMEALGMGSFLSVSKGSAEDGKMIILQYHGGNSGDAPFVLVGKGITFDTGGISLKPGNAMDEMKFDMSGAASVIGTLTACVGMQLPMNIVGVIAAAENMPSSKASKPGDIVTSMSGKTIEILNTDAEGRLVLCDALTYVERFNPVAVVDIATLTGACITALGYHISGLLSNNEALADEVLAAGKQANDEAWRLPMGEKYHDQLKSNFADLANIGGPPGGTITAACFLSRFTESYPWAHLDIAGTAWKSGAAKGATGRPVPLLCQLLINRAKA, via the coding sequence ATGAACTACCATTTTGATTCTTCCGCCAATGCCGCTGAACTGCACACCGATTGCGTCGTGGTAGGTGTTTATAAACACGCCAAACTCTCGGCTGCTGCGGCACAAATTGATGCTGCCAGCGCGGGCGCGATCAGCCAACACTTGGATTTCGGCGACTTTACCGGCGATAAAAATCGCACCAGTATACTTTACAATCTGCCCGGCGTCACCGCCAAACGGGTGCTGCTAATCGGCATGGGCGAAAAAGACAAACTCACGCTGGAAACCCTAACCCTGATGACGCAAGCAGCGGTCAACCTACTAAAAACCGCCAAAGTGAACAACGCCGTGTCATTCCTGACCGACGAAATCGCCAGCGAGTATATTGAAGCCGCCGTGCGCCAATCAGTCATCGCCGTGGCGGATACCTTGTACACTTTTGACACTTACAAAAGCAAAAAAGACGATGCGCCGCGCACCACCTTAGAAGGTTGGACAGTCGCGCACACGATTGCCGGTGAATTCACCACTGCGCTGTTGCAAGGCAATGCCATTGCCGAAGGAATGCGCGTCAGCCGTGACCTTGCCAATAGCCCAGGTAATGTTTGCACCCCCACGTATCTGGCGGATATTGCGCAAGAACTGGCGAATTCCTCCAATAAAGTCGACATCAATATCCTCGAAGAAGCCGATATGGAAGCCCTCGGCATGGGTTCATTCCTTTCCGTTTCCAAAGGCAGCGCCGAAGACGGCAAAATGATCATCCTGCAATACCACGGCGGTAATTCGGGCGATGCGCCATTTGTCCTTGTTGGCAAAGGCATTACCTTCGACACTGGCGGCATTTCACTCAAACCCGGCAATGCGATGGATGAAATGAAATTCGACATGAGCGGTGCTGCCAGCGTGATCGGAACATTGACCGCGTGTGTTGGGATGCAATTACCCATGAACATCGTCGGCGTGATTGCCGCTGCCGAAAACATGCCCAGCAGCAAAGCCAGTAAACCCGGCGACATTGTTACCAGCATGTCGGGCAAAACCATTGAAATCCTCAACACCGACGCGGAAGGTCGCTTGGTGCTGTGCGACGCGCTGACGTATGTGGAACGCTTTAACCCCGTTGCCGTGGTCGATATTGCGACGCTGACCGGCGCGTGTATTACCGCTTTGGGCTACCATATCAGTGGCTTACTGAGCAATAACGAGGCACTCGCGGACGAAGTACTCGCGGCGGGCAAACAAGCCAATGACGAAGCGTGGCGCTTGCCGATGGGTGAGAAATACCACGATCAACTCAAAAGCAACTTCGCCGATCTTGCCAATATCGGCGGGCCACCGGGCGGCACAATTACCGCCGCGTGCTTTTTGTCACGTTTCACCGAAAGCTACCCTTGGGCGCATCTCGACATTGCCGGTACAGCTTGGAAAAGCGGTGCAGCCAAAGGCGCAACCGGTCGCCCTGTTCCACTGCTGTGCCAACTGCTGATTAATCGCGCCAAAGCATGA
- a CDS encoding DNA polymerase III subunit chi → MTKIDFYVGKTNSLQARLLLACKVVMKAHQQQLHTYIHTDAPTTSGKLDELLWTFNELAFIPHALAPAQAQNVRILIGHDHEPMENCGLLINLSNEIPTFFSRFERLAEMLDQEEAVLHAGRKRYQFYRDRGYNLDYHQLKI, encoded by the coding sequence ATGACCAAAATAGATTTTTACGTCGGAAAAACCAACAGCTTGCAGGCGCGGTTATTACTCGCCTGCAAGGTGGTGATGAAAGCGCACCAGCAACAATTGCACACCTACATCCACACGGATGCGCCGACAACCAGCGGGAAATTGGATGAATTATTGTGGACGTTTAACGAACTCGCCTTCATTCCACACGCGCTTGCGCCAGCACAAGCGCAAAACGTGCGCATTTTGATCGGTCACGACCATGAACCGATGGAAAATTGCGGGCTACTCATCAATCTTTCCAACGAAATACCTACTTTTTTCTCACGTTTTGAGCGTTTAGCCGAAATGTTAGATCAAGAAGAGGCCGTACTACACGCTGGTCGTAAACGCTACCAGTTTTACCGTGACCGGGGCTATAATCTGGATTACCATCAACTTAAGATTTAA
- a CDS encoding valine--tRNA ligase: MDKTYQPQDIEQRWYQHWEQSGYFAPKGEGKPYCIMIPPPNVTGTLHMGHGFNQMVIDTLIRYHRMKGDKTLYQPGTDHAGIATQMVVERQLLAQGVTRHDLGRDAFLEKVWEWKGQSGDTINRQLRRLGTTPDWSRERFTMDEGLSEAVREVFVRLHEEGLIYRGKRLVNWDTVLHTAVSDLEVVSEEENGNMWHFRYPLADAAGNATDEFLIVATTRPETMLGDSAVAVNPKDERYQHLIGKNVVLPLVGRLIPVVGDDYADPEKGTGCVKITPAHDFNDYQVGKRHNLPLINIFTIDACINDVSPEKYQGLERFAARKQIVADIDALGLLDKIEDHKLMVPRGDRSGTVIEPYLTDQWYVDLTRETLDDGRPGGKTAIAQPAIDVVASGEVRFIPGNWVNTYNHWMNNLDDWCISRQLWWGHRIPAWYDEAGNVYVARSEDDVRSKYNLPADLALRQDEDVLDTWFSSALWPFSTLGWPNVDDEALKAFYPTQMLMTGFDIIFFWVARMIMFGKKFMGDVPFRDVYIHGLVKDADGQKMSKSKGNVLDPLDIIDGIDLEALVAKRTSGMMQPQLAAKIDKATRKQFPDGITPHGTDALRMTFASFATAGRDIRFDMQRLEGYRNFCNKLWNAARYVLMQCEEQDTGLDDALPVELSAADRWIISLLQQTEAEVADHIDNYRFDLAAKAMYEFAWHEYCDWYLELTKPILGKANDNQAAKRGTRRTLVRVLEAALRLMHPIMPFITEEIWQNIKGLAGVSGDSIMLQPYPVADTALVDQAALAEIEWVKAFIMGIRRIRSEMDIKPGQVLDVLLQNWSDTDKALFTTSEAFARTLAKVGNVTWLDAGADAPESATALVGEMQILIPLAGLIDKDAEIARLSKEIEKLQKNLGGLEGRLNNPAFADKAPAAVLEQTRKQADEQRVALGQLVGQLEKIRAL, from the coding sequence ATGGACAAGACCTACCAACCTCAAGACATCGAACAACGCTGGTATCAGCATTGGGAACAAAGCGGCTATTTCGCACCGAAAGGCGAGGGCAAGCCGTATTGCATCATGATCCCGCCGCCGAACGTCACCGGCACGCTGCACATGGGGCACGGTTTCAACCAGATGGTGATCGACACCCTGATCCGCTACCACCGCATGAAGGGCGACAAAACCCTCTATCAACCCGGCACTGACCACGCAGGCATCGCCACGCAAATGGTGGTCGAACGCCAATTGCTGGCGCAAGGTGTGACCCGCCACGACTTAGGCCGCGACGCTTTCCTCGAAAAAGTCTGGGAGTGGAAAGGGCAATCGGGCGACACCATCAACCGCCAATTGCGCCGTTTAGGGACGACCCCTGACTGGTCACGCGAACGCTTTACGATGGACGAAGGCTTGTCGGAAGCGGTGCGCGAAGTGTTCGTGCGCCTGCATGAAGAAGGCTTGATCTATCGCGGCAAACGCTTGGTGAACTGGGATACCGTGCTGCACACCGCCGTTTCCGACCTTGAAGTCGTGTCCGAAGAAGAAAACGGCAATATGTGGCACTTCCGCTACCCGCTGGCGGATGCGGCGGGCAATGCCACCGACGAATTCCTGATTGTTGCGACTACGCGCCCGGAAACCATGCTGGGTGACTCCGCCGTTGCCGTGAATCCGAAAGACGAGCGTTACCAGCATTTGATCGGCAAAAACGTGGTGCTGCCGCTGGTAGGACGTTTGATTCCGGTGGTAGGCGACGATTACGCTGACCCGGAAAAAGGCACGGGTTGCGTGAAGATTACCCCAGCGCACGATTTCAACGACTATCAGGTAGGCAAGCGTCACAACCTGCCGCTGATCAATATTTTCACCATTGATGCCTGCATCAACGATGTTTCACCGGAAAAATACCAAGGGCTGGAACGCTTTGCAGCGCGTAAGCAAATCGTCGCGGACATAGACGCACTCGGCTTGCTGGATAAAATCGAAGACCACAAGCTGATGGTTCCGCGTGGCGACCGTTCCGGCACGGTGATTGAACCGTACCTGACCGATCAGTGGTACGTGGATTTGACCCGTGAAACATTAGACGACGGACGACCCGGCGGCAAAACCGCGATTGCGCAACCCGCGATTGACGTGGTGGCGAGCGGCGAAGTGCGCTTCATTCCGGGCAACTGGGTGAACACTTACAACCACTGGATGAACAACCTCGACGACTGGTGTATTTCACGCCAATTGTGGTGGGGACATCGCATTCCGGCGTGGTATGACGAGGCGGGCAATGTGTACGTGGCGCGTTCCGAAGATGACGTGCGCAGCAAATACAACCTGCCTGCCGACCTTGCGTTGCGTCAGGATGAGGACGTGCTGGATACGTGGTTCTCCTCCGCGCTGTGGCCGTTTTCTACGCTCGGCTGGCCGAATGTTGACGATGAGGCATTAAAAGCCTTCTACCCCACGCAGATGCTGATGACCGGCTTCGACATCATCTTCTTCTGGGTGGCGCGGATGATCATGTTCGGCAAGAAATTCATGGGCGATGTGCCGTTTCGTGACGTGTACATCCACGGGCTGGTGAAGGATGCGGACGGGCAGAAAATGTCCAAATCCAAGGGCAACGTGCTTGACCCGCTCGACATTATCGACGGCATCGACCTCGAAGCACTGGTAGCCAAGCGCACCAGCGGCATGATGCAGCCGCAACTCGCCGCCAAAATCGACAAAGCCACCCGCAAGCAATTCCCCGACGGCATTACCCCGCACGGCACGGATGCGCTGCGCATGACGTTTGCCTCGTTCGCCACCGCTGGGCGCGACATCCGCTTCGACATGCAGCGACTGGAAGGCTACCGCAATTTCTGCAACAAGCTGTGGAACGCGGCGCGGTATGTGCTGATGCAGTGCGAAGAGCAGGATACCGGGCTGGACGACGCTTTGCCGGTGGAATTGTCGGCAGCGGATCGCTGGATCATTTCCTTGCTGCAACAGACCGAGGCTGAAGTCGCTGACCACATCGACAACTACCGCTTCGACCTTGCCGCCAAAGCGATGTACGAATTTGCGTGGCACGAATACTGCGACTGGTATCTGGAGCTGACCAAGCCGATTTTGGGCAAAGCCAACGACAACCAAGCCGCCAAACGTGGTACTCGCCGTACCTTGGTGCGTGTGCTGGAAGCGGCGTTGCGCCTGATGCACCCGATCATGCCGTTCATTACCGAAGAAATTTGGCAGAACATCAAAGGCTTGGCGGGTGTATCCGGCGATTCCATCATGCTGCAACCCTACCCCGTTGCCGATACCGCGCTGGTTGATCAGGCAGCACTGGCGGAAATCGAATGGGTGAAAGCCTTCATTATGGGCATCCGCCGCATCCGCTCCGAAATGGACATCAAGCCGGGGCAAGTGCTGGATGTGCTGCTGCAAAACTGGAGCGACACCGACAAGGCACTGTTCACCACCAGCGAAGCGTTTGCGCGGACGCTGGCGAAAGTCGGCAACGTAACGTGGCTGGATGCTGGTGCGGATGCGCCGGAATCGGCTACTGCGCTGGTTGGCGAGATGCAAATCCTCATCCCGCTGGCTGGACTGATCGACAAAGACGCAGAAATTGCGCGTCTGAGCAAGGAAATCGAGAAGCTGCAAAAGAACCTCGGCGGGCTGGAAGGTCGGCTGAATAATCCGGCGTTTGCGGACAAAGCTCCGGCGGCAGTGCTGGAACAAACGCGCAAGCAGGCGGATGAACAGCGAGTAGCATTGGGGCAGTTGGTGGGGCAGTTGGAGAAGATAAGGGCGTTGTGA
- a CDS encoding XisI protein, with translation MATELNYPEIIKKILLEYLKYDSADDVIKSSVSFDDEHGNYVLLQAGWRGDDYLQGAVIHIQLIDGKIWVQYDGTEEGIANELTDAGIPKLNIVLGFRHPSVRQYTGFAMV, from the coding sequence ATGGCTACCGAATTGAATTACCCTGAAATTATCAAGAAAATCCTGCTGGAATACCTCAAGTACGATTCCGCAGATGATGTCATCAAATCCAGTGTGAGTTTTGATGATGAACACGGCAATTACGTTTTATTGCAAGCGGGTTGGCGTGGGGATGATTATCTGCAAGGTGCGGTTATTCATATCCAGTTGATTGATGGTAAAATTTGGGTTCAGTATGATGGTACGGAAGAGGGCATAGCTAATGAGTTGACAGATGCCGGAATTCCCAAGTTGAATATTGTGTTGGGGTTTCGGCATCCTTCGGTGAGGCAATATACGGGATTTGCTATGGTTTGA
- a CDS encoding element excision factor XisH family protein: MPRLDIYHETVKHALVKDGWTITHDPYKLTIGKKRLFADLGAEMLLSAEKGMRRIVVEIKSFTGVSDVNDLEQAIGQYVLYKQIMLQTEPDRELFLAVTTKVANTIFSVEIGQILLDGNIVKVLVFDPESEVITQWLPN; encoded by the coding sequence ATGCCCCGCTTGGATATTTACCACGAAACGGTCAAACATGCTTTGGTCAAGGATGGCTGGACGATCACGCATGACCCATACAAACTGACCATTGGCAAAAAACGCCTGTTTGCTGATCTTGGCGCGGAAATGCTCCTCAGTGCAGAAAAAGGTATGCGCCGGATTGTGGTTGAGATCAAGAGCTTTACGGGTGTATCCGATGTTAACGATTTGGAACAGGCTATTGGTCAATATGTCCTGTATAAACAAATCATGCTGCAAACCGAGCCTGATCGGGAATTGTTTCTGGCTGTCACCACAAAAGTAGCGAATACCATTTTCTCTGTTGAAATCGGTCAGATATTACTGGATGGCAATATTGTTAAAGTTTTGGTGTTTGATCCTGAAAGCGAGGTCATTACGCAATGGCTACCGAATTGA
- a CDS encoding UPF0175 family protein produces MLRLPNCFMLEHTMQITLDIPDQHLIDQSPEEFGKRIKLYAALMMFQEGSLSAGAASEFAGIDRFTFIAECQEHNIPLVDFAPEELDAELEDLRRIQ; encoded by the coding sequence ATGCTACGCTTACCTAATTGCTTCATGCTGGAACACACCATGCAAATCACGTTAGATATTCCCGATCAACACCTTATCGACCAATCCCCCGAAGAATTCGGCAAACGCATCAAATTGTACGCCGCGCTGATGATGTTTCAAGAGGGGAGTTTGTCGGCGGGTGCTGCATCCGAATTTGCAGGTATAGACCGCTTTACCTTCATCGCCGAATGCCAGGAACACAACATCCCGCTGGTTGATTTCGCACCGGAAGAGCTGGATGCGGAACTGGAAGATTTACGGCGAATACAGTAA
- a CDS encoding cupin domain-containing protein, which produces MKNNMFANIPATIPTEIFESLIQTDTIKIERIISKGQQSAEGYWYDQEQAEFVLVLQGQARIQFETHTVDLNAGDYLNIAAHQKHRVAWTTPTEETLWLAVFY; this is translated from the coding sequence ATGAAAAATAATATGTTCGCGAATATCCCCGCGACTATTCCCACAGAAATCTTTGAGTCGCTCATTCAAACTGATACCATCAAAATCGAACGGATTATTTCCAAAGGTCAACAATCAGCCGAAGGCTATTGGTATGACCAAGAGCAAGCGGAATTCGTGTTGGTGCTTCAAGGCCAAGCGCGTATTCAATTTGAAACACATACTGTTGACCTAAACGCAGGTGATTACCTCAACATCGCCGCTCACCAAAAGCACCGCGTCGCGTGGACAACCCCTACCGAAGAAACTCTCTGGTTAGCCGTATTTTATTGA
- a CDS encoding class I SAM-dependent methyltransferase has product MPNYYFHTDNAKQALDAIANGLSSVRLSTDLNLSEQDFALSDQCLVLDADNRLSIDTLKSIVKKTQRIYLCRDGAMTPLEDRSTGYYKLAPTAGAPLLEISGVKMHISKGTDPFTSASEMAQQAVRKGDKVLDCCSGLGYAAIAAHRLGASEVLSIELSPEVMGLRALNPWSNDLKQAGIVQRQGSSYELISTLPAASFDSVIHDPPRFSLAGELYSEEFYREIFRVLRRDGRLFHYTGNPHVVKKGSSFVDGVIHRLKAAGFKNVQKVEHLMGVSAQK; this is encoded by the coding sequence ATGCCCAACTACTACTTTCATACCGACAATGCCAAACAAGCGTTGGATGCTATCGCCAACGGGCTTTCCAGCGTCCGGCTTTCCACCGACCTGAATCTTTCGGAACAAGATTTTGCCCTAAGTGACCAGTGCCTAGTGCTCGACGCAGACAATCGACTCTCCATCGACACCCTCAAAAGCATCGTCAAAAAGACCCAGCGAATCTACCTCTGTCGCGATGGCGCAATGACTCCTTTGGAGGATCGTAGCACAGGCTACTACAAGCTCGCTCCCACCGCTGGCGCACCGTTGCTAGAAATTAGCGGTGTCAAAATGCACATCTCCAAAGGAACAGACCCTTTTACGAGTGCTTCCGAGATGGCTCAACAAGCCGTGCGCAAGGGTGACAAAGTACTCGACTGCTGTAGCGGATTAGGCTATGCCGCCATCGCCGCTCACCGCCTAGGCGCAAGCGAAGTCCTCAGCATCGAACTAAGCCCAGAAGTCATGGGGCTACGTGCGCTAAACCCCTGGTCAAACGACTTGAAGCAAGCGGGAATCGTGCAACGTCAAGGCAGCAGCTATGAGCTAATAAGCACCCTGCCTGCGGCTTCGTTCGATTCGGTCATTCACGACCCCCCGCGTTTTTCCCTCGCCGGAGAGCTATACAGCGAAGAATTCTACCGCGAAATCTTCCGAGTGCTACGCCGGGATGGACGGCTGTTTCATTACACTGGCAACCCACACGTAGTCAAAAAAGGCAGCAGCTTTGTCGATGGCGTTATCCACCGCCTCAAAGCAGCAGGCTTCAAAAACGTCCAAAAAGTCGAACACCTGATGGGAGTCAGTGCACAAAAATAA
- a CDS encoding tetratricopeptide repeat protein, producing the protein MDRQSDEMRMQARQQHLAGDTIAAVNLLTQAIQQDPSNTRVAMDMVQIMLDIGQLEPAKSLFNRLPDSAKQTDTGRSLIGQLTFQDFASKTDGKDTLLQRITVNPADYDAHFDLAICLVAEHQYHEAMEHLFNIFNTAPDYKGGAVKEMIINLINMLMPNEPEMAKAFRRRLGGALS; encoded by the coding sequence ATGGACCGACAAAGTGACGAAATGCGGATGCAGGCACGTCAGCAACACTTAGCAGGCGACACTATCGCGGCGGTCAACCTGCTAACCCAGGCCATTCAGCAAGACCCTTCCAATACCCGCGTGGCGATGGACATGGTGCAAATCATGCTCGACATCGGGCAACTGGAACCTGCCAAATCGCTGTTCAACCGCCTGCCGGACAGTGCCAAGCAAACGGATACCGGACGCTCACTGATCGGGCAACTGACATTCCAAGATTTTGCCAGCAAAACCGACGGGAAAGACACGCTGCTACAACGTATTACCGTCAATCCAGCGGATTATGACGCCCATTTTGACCTCGCCATCTGTCTGGTTGCCGAACACCAGTACCATGAAGCGATGGAACACCTGTTCAACATTTTCAATACCGCACCAGACTATAAGGGTGGTGCTGTCAAAGAAATGATCATCAACCTGATCAACATGCTGATGCCCAATGAACCAGAAATGGCAAAAGCATTTCGCCGCCGCTTGGGCGGGGCACTTTCATAA
- a CDS encoding UvrD-helicase domain-containing protein translates to MQILLYNELNPDKINGFSKWRSLIEADDLKSADVKKIGDNLYRARLNRSDRLLLAFYQHQQQRYALVLEYLKSHDYAGSRFLSHGAVIDEDKIPALEHIPEDTPNLAYVNTQHGRFNLLDKIISFDDTQQAVFELPPPLVIIGSAGSGKTALTLEKLKACPGDVLYVTLSPYLVKNSRDLYYAHGYENPQQHVDFLSFQEFLESIQVPNGKPLHFREFAQWFSRLPRTSIKDAHKLFEEFKGVITGPSVDSAYLSRDEYLNLGIKQSIFLEEERPVVYDIFSRYLSFLRENQRYDSNILSHQYLARVEQRYDFVVVDEVQDLTNIQLFLILKTLRDPTGFLLCGDSNQIVHPNFFSWSKLKSLFYTHGELQADVDLIRILSTNYRNSPQVTALANRILLLKNARFGSIDRESNYLVHSNGHVQGDVVFLQDRDNIRRELDAKTRSSTRFAVVVMHPEQKAEAQQHFNTPLVFSIQEAKGLEYDNIILYNFLSAENKRFREISAGVTHADLQQDLTYARAKNKTDKSLETYKFYINALYVALTRAVRNLYWIEADSKQNLLDLLGLHNAQETLNLANQNSSREEWQREAHKLELQGKQEQADRIRQEILQQQTPEWAVYSGETLQQLHTQAIQQGDKKARLALFEVALVYEDRQCLRDLLKVDFKPARHPANGIKQLQQKYYLPYQLKNPVALRNQLNKFGVDFRNPFNQTPLMVAAWLGNASLINELAGLGANPEYVDNNHFTAFQIALQQASKDEKYSKHHLASIYRQLTPGSLSIQIDGKLLKLDQHSMEFFLLNMMIALFYRALPTKIGSRGGFGTQDIIDAVAHFPLPVLSPQRKQRAYISSIFSKNEMYRDDRYNRKLFYRVRQGHYLFNPSLMLKVEGEWVNIYDLLDLDKLAYHPADTPDWWSEHDQARWDNWLEAGRNHIKYQLQQVRTAMLNDALAMLKSLCEQELRKIQDS, encoded by the coding sequence ATGCAGATATTACTTTATAACGAACTCAACCCTGACAAAATCAATGGCTTCAGCAAATGGCGCTCATTGATAGAAGCTGACGACCTCAAATCCGCTGATGTCAAAAAAATCGGTGACAACTTATACCGTGCGCGGCTCAACCGCAGCGACCGCTTACTGCTGGCTTTTTACCAGCACCAACAGCAACGGTATGCGCTGGTGCTGGAATATCTCAAAAGCCACGACTACGCTGGTTCGCGCTTCCTCAGCCACGGTGCGGTCATCGACGAAGACAAAATCCCTGCACTCGAACACATCCCGGAAGACACGCCCAACCTTGCCTACGTCAACACCCAGCACGGGCGTTTCAATTTGCTGGATAAAATCATCTCGTTTGACGACACCCAGCAAGCCGTGTTCGAGCTGCCGCCACCACTGGTAATCATCGGTTCAGCAGGCAGCGGCAAAACGGCTTTGACACTGGAAAAGCTCAAAGCCTGCCCCGGCGATGTCCTCTACGTCACGCTATCGCCGTATCTGGTGAAAAATTCCCGTGACCTGTATTACGCCCACGGCTACGAAAACCCCCAGCAGCACGTCGATTTCCTCTCCTTCCAGGAGTTTCTCGAAAGCATCCAAGTCCCCAACGGTAAACCGCTTCACTTCCGCGAATTTGCGCAATGGTTCAGCCGTTTACCGCGCACGTCCATTAAAGATGCGCATAAACTGTTTGAGGAATTCAAAGGGGTCATAACCGGCCCCTCCGTTGACAGCGCTTACCTTAGCCGTGACGAATACCTCAATCTCGGCATTAAGCAATCCATTTTTTTGGAAGAGGAACGTCCGGTTGTTTACGATATTTTCAGCCGTTATCTGAGTTTTTTGCGGGAAAACCAGCGTTATGACAGCAATATCCTCAGCCACCAATACCTAGCGCGGGTCGAGCAACGCTACGATTTCGTGGTGGTTGACGAAGTGCAGGATTTAACCAATATCCAGCTTTTCCTGATTCTCAAAACCTTGCGTGACCCCACGGGATTTTTGCTGTGCGGCGATTCCAACCAAATCGTGCATCCCAATTTTTTCTCGTGGAGCAAACTCAAAAGCCTGTTTTACACCCACGGCGAATTGCAGGCAGATGTTGATTTAATCCGCATCCTTAGCACCAATTACCGCAATTCCCCGCAAGTTACCGCGCTGGCAAACCGGATTTTGCTGCTTAAAAATGCCCGCTTCGGTTCGATTGACCGTGAAAGCAATTATCTGGTGCACAGTAACGGGCATGTGCAAGGCGATGTGGTATTCCTGCAAGACCGCGATAATATCCGCCGCGAACTCGATGCCAAAACCCGCAGTTCCACCCGTTTCGCCGTGGTGGTCATGCACCCCGAACAAAAAGCCGAAGCACAACAACATTTCAACACGCCGCTGGTATTCTCGATCCAAGAAGCCAAGGGGCTTGAATACGACAATATCATCCTCTACAACTTCCTAAGTGCCGAAAACAAGCGCTTCCGCGAGATCAGCGCGGGTGTCACACACGCCGATCTGCAACAAGACTTAACTTACGCAAGGGCTAAAAATAAAACCGATAAGTCACTAGAAACCTACAAGTTTTACATTAATGCACTCTACGTTGCCCTGACCCGTGCGGTGCGTAATTTGTACTGGATCGAAGCCGATTCCAAACAAAACCTCTTGGATTTACTCGGCTTGCACAATGCGCAAGAGACGCTCAATCTCGCTAACCAAAATTCCAGCCGCGAAGAGTGGCAGCGCGAAGCCCACAAACTCGAATTGCAAGGCAAGCAAGAACAAGCTGACCGTATCCGCCAAGAAATTCTCCAGCAACAAACCCCAGAATGGGCAGTTTACAGCGGCGAAACCTTGCAGCAACTGCACACCCAAGCTATCCAGCAGGGCGACAAAAAAGCCAGGTTGGCACTATTTGAAGTAGCGCTGGTTTATGAAGACCGGCAATGCCTGCGTGATTTACTCAAGGTTGACTTCAAACCAGCACGGCATCCTGCCAATGGTATCAAGCAGTTACAGCAGAAATATTACCTGCCTTATCAGCTTAAAAATCCAGTGGCTTTGCGGAATCAACTCAATAAATTCGGCGTGGATTTTCGCAACCCCTTCAACCAAACCCCGCTCATGGTGGCGGCGTGGTTGGGCAACGCCAGCCTAATTAATGAGCTGGCAGGACTCGGCGCCAACCCCGAATACGTGGACAATAACCACTTCACCGCGTTTCAGATTGCCTTGCAACAAGCCAGCAAAGACGAGAAATACTCCAAACACCACCTTGCCAGCATTTACCGGCAACTGACCCCTGGCAGTTTAAGCATTCAAATTGACGGGAAATTACTAAAACTCGACCAGCACAGCATGGAGTTTTTCCTGCTCAATATGATGATTGCGCTGTTCTACCGCGCCCTGCCGACCAAAATCGGTAGTCGCGGTGGCTTTGGTACGCAAGACATTATTGATGCGGTGGCACATTTCCCGCTCCCTGTGTTAAGCCCACAACGCAAACAACGCGCCTACATTTCCAGCATCTTCTCGAAAAATGAGATGTACCGCGACGACCGTTACAATCGCAAATTATTTTATCGGGTACGCCAAGGGCATTACTTATTCAACCCTAGCCTCATGCTGAAAGTGGAAGGCGAGTGGGTCAATATTTACGATCTGCTGGATCTCGACAAACTGGCTTATCATCCCGCCGATACCCCCGACTGGTGGAGTGAGCACGATCAAGCCCGCTGGGATAATTGGCTAGAGGCAGGGCGCAACCACATCAAATACCAACTCCAGCAAGTACGCACTGCCATGCTAAATGATGCATTGGCCATGTTAAAATCCCTGTGCGAACAAGAGTTACGTAAGATTCAGGATAGTTAA